The following are encoded in a window of Strigops habroptila isolate Jane chromosome 9, bStrHab1.2.pri, whole genome shotgun sequence genomic DNA:
- the ACSBG1 gene encoding long-chain-fatty-acid--CoA ligase ACSBG1 isoform X5 → MEEFLALGDDVPDTTLDDIINSQEPNQCCVLIYTSGTTGKPKGAMLSHDNITWTSAHCSRAGEMQPAEVQQESIVSYLPLSHIAAQIYDLWTGIKWGEQVYFAEPDALKGSLVNTLKEVQPTSHMGVPRVWEKIMEKLKDASAQSGFMKKKMLSWAMSLSLERNLSCSSSSDLKQFWMRLADYFVLAKVRSALGFSSCQKHFSGAAPLNTETLYFFLGLNITLYEAYGMSETSGPHCLSGPTNYRQHSCGKPAPGCRVKLVDKDAEGNGEICFWGRTVFMGYLNMEDKTKEAFDEDGWLHSGDLGKLDKDGFLYVTGRIKDLIITAGGENVPPIPIEDAVKKELPIVSNAMVIGDKKKFLSMLLTLKSVLDPDTSEPTDILTEQARDFCQKTGSKATKVSEIVATRDQAIYQAIQEGIDKVNMNATNRVHCIRKWIVLPRDFSISGGELGPTMKLKRLTVLEKYRTEVDSFYEE, encoded by the exons ATGGAAGAGTTTCTGGCTTTGGGAGATGATGTGCCTGATACTACTTTGGATGATATTATTAACTCTCAAGAGCCAAATCAATGCTGTGTGCTAATATACACGTCTGGAACAACTGGGAAGCCAAAAGGAGCCATGCTGAGTCATGACAAT ATAACTTGGACATCagcacactgcagcagagcaggagaaatgcAACCTGCAGAGGTCCAACAGGAGTCAATCGTCAGTTATCTCCCCCTCAGCCACATAGCTGCGCAGATATATGACCTGTGGACTGGAATCAAATGGGGAGAGCAAGTTTACTTTGCTGAGCCAGATGCTCTGAAG GGCAGCTTGGTCAACACACTAAAAGAAGTGCAGCCAACATCTCACATGGGAGTTCCCCGAGTATGGGAGAAAATCATGGAGAAATTAAAGGATGCTTCTGCTCAGTCAGGatttatgaagaagaaaatgctgtcatGGGCTATGTCACTTAGCTTAGAGAGAAACCTAAGCTGCTCAAGCAG CAGTGATTTAAAGCAGTTCTGGATGAGGTTAGCAGACTACTTTGTGCTTGCAAAAGTACGCAGTGcactggggttttcttcctGTCAGAAGCACTTTTCTGGTGCTGCTCCTCTCAATACAGAAacactttatttcttcttgggTCTGAACATCACCCTGTATGAGGCCTATGGGATGAGTGAGACCTCAGGCCCCCATTGCCTATCTGGGCCAACCAATTACAGGCAGCACAG CTGTGGAAAACCAGCACCTGGCTGCAGAGTAAAACTGGTGGACAAAGATGCAGAAGGCAATGGAGAAATCTGTTTCTGGGGAAGGACTGTTTTCATGGGTTATTTAAATAtggaagacaaaacaaaagaagccTTTGATGAGGATGGGTGGCTGCATTCTGGAGATTTGGGAAAACTAGACAAGGATGGCTTTCTCTATGTCACTGGAAGAATTAAAG ATTTGATAATTACAGCTGGAGGTGAAAATGTGCCTCCGATTCCAATTGAAGATGCTGTTAAAAAAGAACTCCCAATTGTTAGTAACGCTATGGTGATTGGAGATAAGAAGAAGTTTTTGTCAATGTTGTTGACCCTAAAG AGTGTGCTGGACCCAGATACATCTGAGCCCACTGACATTCTCACTGAGCAAGCTAGAGACTTCTGCCAGAAGACTGGTAGTAAAGCCACTAAAGTATCGGAGATTGTAGCCACAAGAGACCAGGCAATCTACCAAGCTATTCAGGAGGGAATCGACAAAGTCAACATGAATGCCACTAATCGGGTTCATTGTATCCGAAAATGGATAGTCCTGCCAAGAGATTTTTCCATTTCGGGGGGAGAACTAG GTCCGACGATGAAGCTGAAGCGGCTCACCGTGCTAGAGAAATACAGAACTGAAGTGGACTCCTTCTATGAAGAATAA
- the ACSBG1 gene encoding long-chain-fatty-acid--CoA ligase ACSBG1 isoform X3, translating to MPNRGEPLTKTLQDENAQNISESFENGTFTGTQTVCRDSLLHLEETQDEGIEPTESLWTSLADGRVRLRIDNSCPQTPITVHQMFKDSLEKYGSLNALASKKNGKWEKITFSEYYCLSRKAAKGFLKLGLERFHSVAILGFNSPEWFISAVGAVFAGGIVTGIYTTSSPEACHYIAHDSKTNIMVVENRKQLDKIMQMEEFLALGDDVPDTTLDDIINSQEPNQCCVLIYTSGTTGKPKGAMLSHDNITWTSAHCSRAGEMQPAEVQQESIVSYLPLSHIAAQIYDLWTGIKWGEQVYFAEPDALKGSLVNTLKEVQPTSHMGVPRVWEKIMEKLKDASAQSGFMKKKMLSWAMSLSLERNLSCSSSSDLKQFWMRLADYFVLAKVRSALGFSSCQKHFSGAAPLNTETLYFFLGLNITLYEAYGMSETSGPHCLSGPTNYRQHSCGKPAPGCRVKLVDKDAEGNGEICFWGRTVFMGYLNMEDKTKEAFDEDGWLHSGDLGKLDKDGFLYVTGRIKDLIITAGGENVPPIPIEDAVKKELPIVSNAMVIGDKKKFLSMLLTLKSVLDPDTSEPTDILTEQARDFCQKTGSKATKVSEIVATRDQAIYQAIQEGIDKVNMNATNRVHCIRKWIVLPRDFSISGGELGPTMKLKRLTVLEKYRTEVDSFYEE from the exons aacCTTTACAGGTACACAGACTGTCTGCAGAGATTCGCTGCTTCATTTGGAGGAGACCCAAGATGAGGGCATAGAGCCAACAG agtCTCTGTGGACTTCCCTTGCTGATGGCAGAGTCAGGCTGAGAATAGATAACTCATGTCCTCAGACTCCCATAACAGTGCATCAGATGTTCAAGGACAGCCTAGAAAAATATGGATCCCTTAATGCTTTGGCCAGCAAAAAAAATGGGAAGTGGGAGAAGATAACTTTTTCAGAGTATTATTGCCtctccaggaaagcagccaAAGGCTTTTTGAAG cttgGTCTTGAACGATTCCACAGCGTAGCAATCCTTGGATTTAATTCTCCAGAATGGTTCATCTCAGCTGTTGGAGCTGTTTTTGCTGG AGGAATTGTCACAGGGATATACACAACCAGTTCTCCAGAGGCTTGTCACTACATTGCTCATGACAGCAAAACCAATATCATGGTTGTGGAAAATCGGAAGCAACTGGACAAGATAATGCAG ATGGAAGAGTTTCTGGCTTTGGGAGATGATGTGCCTGATACTACTTTGGATGATATTATTAACTCTCAAGAGCCAAATCAATGCTGTGTGCTAATATACACGTCTGGAACAACTGGGAAGCCAAAAGGAGCCATGCTGAGTCATGACAAT ATAACTTGGACATCagcacactgcagcagagcaggagaaatgcAACCTGCAGAGGTCCAACAGGAGTCAATCGTCAGTTATCTCCCCCTCAGCCACATAGCTGCGCAGATATATGACCTGTGGACTGGAATCAAATGGGGAGAGCAAGTTTACTTTGCTGAGCCAGATGCTCTGAAG GGCAGCTTGGTCAACACACTAAAAGAAGTGCAGCCAACATCTCACATGGGAGTTCCCCGAGTATGGGAGAAAATCATGGAGAAATTAAAGGATGCTTCTGCTCAGTCAGGatttatgaagaagaaaatgctgtcatGGGCTATGTCACTTAGCTTAGAGAGAAACCTAAGCTGCTCAAGCAG CAGTGATTTAAAGCAGTTCTGGATGAGGTTAGCAGACTACTTTGTGCTTGCAAAAGTACGCAGTGcactggggttttcttcctGTCAGAAGCACTTTTCTGGTGCTGCTCCTCTCAATACAGAAacactttatttcttcttgggTCTGAACATCACCCTGTATGAGGCCTATGGGATGAGTGAGACCTCAGGCCCCCATTGCCTATCTGGGCCAACCAATTACAGGCAGCACAG CTGTGGAAAACCAGCACCTGGCTGCAGAGTAAAACTGGTGGACAAAGATGCAGAAGGCAATGGAGAAATCTGTTTCTGGGGAAGGACTGTTTTCATGGGTTATTTAAATAtggaagacaaaacaaaagaagccTTTGATGAGGATGGGTGGCTGCATTCTGGAGATTTGGGAAAACTAGACAAGGATGGCTTTCTCTATGTCACTGGAAGAATTAAAG ATTTGATAATTACAGCTGGAGGTGAAAATGTGCCTCCGATTCCAATTGAAGATGCTGTTAAAAAAGAACTCCCAATTGTTAGTAACGCTATGGTGATTGGAGATAAGAAGAAGTTTTTGTCAATGTTGTTGACCCTAAAG AGTGTGCTGGACCCAGATACATCTGAGCCCACTGACATTCTCACTGAGCAAGCTAGAGACTTCTGCCAGAAGACTGGTAGTAAAGCCACTAAAGTATCGGAGATTGTAGCCACAAGAGACCAGGCAATCTACCAAGCTATTCAGGAGGGAATCGACAAAGTCAACATGAATGCCACTAATCGGGTTCATTGTATCCGAAAATGGATAGTCCTGCCAAGAGATTTTTCCATTTCGGGGGGAGAACTAG GTCCGACGATGAAGCTGAAGCGGCTCACCGTGCTAGAGAAATACAGAACTGAAGTGGACTCCTTCTATGAAGAATAA
- the ACSBG1 gene encoding long-chain-fatty-acid--CoA ligase ACSBG1 isoform X4 yields MVHLSCWSCFCWMEEFLALGDDVPDTTLDDIINSQEPNQCCVLIYTSGTTGKPKGAMLSHDNITWTSAHCSRAGEMQPAEVQQESIVSYLPLSHIAAQIYDLWTGIKWGEQVYFAEPDALKGSLVNTLKEVQPTSHMGVPRVWEKIMEKLKDASAQSGFMKKKMLSWAMSLSLERNLSCSSSSDLKQFWMRLADYFVLAKVRSALGFSSCQKHFSGAAPLNTETLYFFLGLNITLYEAYGMSETSGPHCLSGPTNYRQHSCGKPAPGCRVKLVDKDAEGNGEICFWGRTVFMGYLNMEDKTKEAFDEDGWLHSGDLGKLDKDGFLYVTGRIKDLIITAGGENVPPIPIEDAVKKELPIVSNAMVIGDKKKFLSMLLTLKSVLDPDTSEPTDILTEQARDFCQKTGSKATKVSEIVATRDQAIYQAIQEGIDKVNMNATNRVHCIRKWIVLPRDFSISGGELGPTMKLKRLTVLEKYRTEVDSFYEE; encoded by the exons ATGGTTCATCTCAGCTGTTGGAGCTGTTTTTGCTGG ATGGAAGAGTTTCTGGCTTTGGGAGATGATGTGCCTGATACTACTTTGGATGATATTATTAACTCTCAAGAGCCAAATCAATGCTGTGTGCTAATATACACGTCTGGAACAACTGGGAAGCCAAAAGGAGCCATGCTGAGTCATGACAAT ATAACTTGGACATCagcacactgcagcagagcaggagaaatgcAACCTGCAGAGGTCCAACAGGAGTCAATCGTCAGTTATCTCCCCCTCAGCCACATAGCTGCGCAGATATATGACCTGTGGACTGGAATCAAATGGGGAGAGCAAGTTTACTTTGCTGAGCCAGATGCTCTGAAG GGCAGCTTGGTCAACACACTAAAAGAAGTGCAGCCAACATCTCACATGGGAGTTCCCCGAGTATGGGAGAAAATCATGGAGAAATTAAAGGATGCTTCTGCTCAGTCAGGatttatgaagaagaaaatgctgtcatGGGCTATGTCACTTAGCTTAGAGAGAAACCTAAGCTGCTCAAGCAG CAGTGATTTAAAGCAGTTCTGGATGAGGTTAGCAGACTACTTTGTGCTTGCAAAAGTACGCAGTGcactggggttttcttcctGTCAGAAGCACTTTTCTGGTGCTGCTCCTCTCAATACAGAAacactttatttcttcttgggTCTGAACATCACCCTGTATGAGGCCTATGGGATGAGTGAGACCTCAGGCCCCCATTGCCTATCTGGGCCAACCAATTACAGGCAGCACAG CTGTGGAAAACCAGCACCTGGCTGCAGAGTAAAACTGGTGGACAAAGATGCAGAAGGCAATGGAGAAATCTGTTTCTGGGGAAGGACTGTTTTCATGGGTTATTTAAATAtggaagacaaaacaaaagaagccTTTGATGAGGATGGGTGGCTGCATTCTGGAGATTTGGGAAAACTAGACAAGGATGGCTTTCTCTATGTCACTGGAAGAATTAAAG ATTTGATAATTACAGCTGGAGGTGAAAATGTGCCTCCGATTCCAATTGAAGATGCTGTTAAAAAAGAACTCCCAATTGTTAGTAACGCTATGGTGATTGGAGATAAGAAGAAGTTTTTGTCAATGTTGTTGACCCTAAAG AGTGTGCTGGACCCAGATACATCTGAGCCCACTGACATTCTCACTGAGCAAGCTAGAGACTTCTGCCAGAAGACTGGTAGTAAAGCCACTAAAGTATCGGAGATTGTAGCCACAAGAGACCAGGCAATCTACCAAGCTATTCAGGAGGGAATCGACAAAGTCAACATGAATGCCACTAATCGGGTTCATTGTATCCGAAAATGGATAGTCCTGCCAAGAGATTTTTCCATTTCGGGGGGAGAACTAG GTCCGACGATGAAGCTGAAGCGGCTCACCGTGCTAGAGAAATACAGAACTGAAGTGGACTCCTTCTATGAAGAATAA
- the ACSBG1 gene encoding long-chain-fatty-acid--CoA ligase ACSBG1 isoform X1 — translation MPNRGEPLTKTLQDENAQNISESFENGTFTGTQTVCRDSLLHLEETQDEGIEPTESLWTSLADGRVRLRIDNSCPQTPITVHQMFKDSLEKYGSLNALASKKNGKWEKITFSEYYCLSRKAAKGFLKLGLERFHSVAILGFNSPEWFISAVGAVFAGGIVTGIYTTSSPEACHYIAHDSKTNIMVVENRKQLDKIMQIWNRLPHLKAVVLYKDFIPKRYPDLYTMEEFLALGDDVPDTTLDDIINSQEPNQCCVLIYTSGTTGKPKGAMLSHDNITWTSAHCSRAGEMQPAEVQQESIVSYLPLSHIAAQIYDLWTGIKWGEQVYFAEPDALKGSLVNTLKEVQPTSHMGVPRVWEKIMEKLKDASAQSGFMKKKMLSWAMSLSLERNLSCSSSSDLKQFWMRLADYFVLAKVRSALGFSSCQKHFSGAAPLNTETLYFFLGLNITLYEAYGMSETSGPHCLSGPTNYRQHSCGKPAPGCRVKLVDKDAEGNGEICFWGRTVFMGYLNMEDKTKEAFDEDGWLHSGDLGKLDKDGFLYVTGRIKDLIITAGGENVPPIPIEDAVKKELPIVSNAMVIGDKKKFLSMLLTLKSVLDPDTSEPTDILTEQARDFCQKTGSKATKVSEIVATRDQAIYQAIQEGIDKVNMNATNRVHCIRKWIVLPRDFSISGGELGPTMKLKRLTVLEKYRTEVDSFYEE, via the exons aacCTTTACAGGTACACAGACTGTCTGCAGAGATTCGCTGCTTCATTTGGAGGAGACCCAAGATGAGGGCATAGAGCCAACAG agtCTCTGTGGACTTCCCTTGCTGATGGCAGAGTCAGGCTGAGAATAGATAACTCATGTCCTCAGACTCCCATAACAGTGCATCAGATGTTCAAGGACAGCCTAGAAAAATATGGATCCCTTAATGCTTTGGCCAGCAAAAAAAATGGGAAGTGGGAGAAGATAACTTTTTCAGAGTATTATTGCCtctccaggaaagcagccaAAGGCTTTTTGAAG cttgGTCTTGAACGATTCCACAGCGTAGCAATCCTTGGATTTAATTCTCCAGAATGGTTCATCTCAGCTGTTGGAGCTGTTTTTGCTGG AGGAATTGTCACAGGGATATACACAACCAGTTCTCCAGAGGCTTGTCACTACATTGCTCATGACAGCAAAACCAATATCATGGTTGTGGAAAATCGGAAGCAACTGGACAAGATAATGCAG ATCTGGAATCGCTTGCCACACTTGAAAGCTGTTGTGCTGTATAAGGACTTCATTCCAAAGAGATACCCAGATTTGTATACG ATGGAAGAGTTTCTGGCTTTGGGAGATGATGTGCCTGATACTACTTTGGATGATATTATTAACTCTCAAGAGCCAAATCAATGCTGTGTGCTAATATACACGTCTGGAACAACTGGGAAGCCAAAAGGAGCCATGCTGAGTCATGACAAT ATAACTTGGACATCagcacactgcagcagagcaggagaaatgcAACCTGCAGAGGTCCAACAGGAGTCAATCGTCAGTTATCTCCCCCTCAGCCACATAGCTGCGCAGATATATGACCTGTGGACTGGAATCAAATGGGGAGAGCAAGTTTACTTTGCTGAGCCAGATGCTCTGAAG GGCAGCTTGGTCAACACACTAAAAGAAGTGCAGCCAACATCTCACATGGGAGTTCCCCGAGTATGGGAGAAAATCATGGAGAAATTAAAGGATGCTTCTGCTCAGTCAGGatttatgaagaagaaaatgctgtcatGGGCTATGTCACTTAGCTTAGAGAGAAACCTAAGCTGCTCAAGCAG CAGTGATTTAAAGCAGTTCTGGATGAGGTTAGCAGACTACTTTGTGCTTGCAAAAGTACGCAGTGcactggggttttcttcctGTCAGAAGCACTTTTCTGGTGCTGCTCCTCTCAATACAGAAacactttatttcttcttgggTCTGAACATCACCCTGTATGAGGCCTATGGGATGAGTGAGACCTCAGGCCCCCATTGCCTATCTGGGCCAACCAATTACAGGCAGCACAG CTGTGGAAAACCAGCACCTGGCTGCAGAGTAAAACTGGTGGACAAAGATGCAGAAGGCAATGGAGAAATCTGTTTCTGGGGAAGGACTGTTTTCATGGGTTATTTAAATAtggaagacaaaacaaaagaagccTTTGATGAGGATGGGTGGCTGCATTCTGGAGATTTGGGAAAACTAGACAAGGATGGCTTTCTCTATGTCACTGGAAGAATTAAAG ATTTGATAATTACAGCTGGAGGTGAAAATGTGCCTCCGATTCCAATTGAAGATGCTGTTAAAAAAGAACTCCCAATTGTTAGTAACGCTATGGTGATTGGAGATAAGAAGAAGTTTTTGTCAATGTTGTTGACCCTAAAG AGTGTGCTGGACCCAGATACATCTGAGCCCACTGACATTCTCACTGAGCAAGCTAGAGACTTCTGCCAGAAGACTGGTAGTAAAGCCACTAAAGTATCGGAGATTGTAGCCACAAGAGACCAGGCAATCTACCAAGCTATTCAGGAGGGAATCGACAAAGTCAACATGAATGCCACTAATCGGGTTCATTGTATCCGAAAATGGATAGTCCTGCCAAGAGATTTTTCCATTTCGGGGGGAGAACTAG GTCCGACGATGAAGCTGAAGCGGCTCACCGTGCTAGAGAAATACAGAACTGAAGTGGACTCCTTCTATGAAGAATAA
- the ACSBG1 gene encoding long-chain-fatty-acid--CoA ligase ACSBG1 isoform X2 has product MPNRGEPLTKTLQDENAQNISESFENGTFTGTQTVCRDSLLHLEETQDEGIEPTESLWTSLADGRVRLRIDNSCPQTPITVHQMFKDSLEKYGSLNALASKKNGKWEKITFSEYYCLSRKAAKGFLKLGLERFHSVAILGFNSPEWFISAVGAVFAGGIVTGIYTTSSPEACHYIAHDSKTNIMVVENRKQLDKIMQIWNRLPHLKAVVLYKDFIPKRYPDLYTMEEFLALGDDVPDTTLDDIINSQEPNQCCVLIYTSGTTGKPKGAMLSHDNITWTSAHCSRAGEMQPAEVQQESIVSYLPLSHIAAQIYDLWTGIKWGEQVYFAEPDALKGSLVNTLKEVQPTSHMGVPRVWEKIMEKLKDASAQSGFMKKKMLSWAMSLSLERNLSCSSSDLKQFWMRLADYFVLAKVRSALGFSSCQKHFSGAAPLNTETLYFFLGLNITLYEAYGMSETSGPHCLSGPTNYRQHSCGKPAPGCRVKLVDKDAEGNGEICFWGRTVFMGYLNMEDKTKEAFDEDGWLHSGDLGKLDKDGFLYVTGRIKDLIITAGGENVPPIPIEDAVKKELPIVSNAMVIGDKKKFLSMLLTLKSVLDPDTSEPTDILTEQARDFCQKTGSKATKVSEIVATRDQAIYQAIQEGIDKVNMNATNRVHCIRKWIVLPRDFSISGGELGPTMKLKRLTVLEKYRTEVDSFYEE; this is encoded by the exons aacCTTTACAGGTACACAGACTGTCTGCAGAGATTCGCTGCTTCATTTGGAGGAGACCCAAGATGAGGGCATAGAGCCAACAG agtCTCTGTGGACTTCCCTTGCTGATGGCAGAGTCAGGCTGAGAATAGATAACTCATGTCCTCAGACTCCCATAACAGTGCATCAGATGTTCAAGGACAGCCTAGAAAAATATGGATCCCTTAATGCTTTGGCCAGCAAAAAAAATGGGAAGTGGGAGAAGATAACTTTTTCAGAGTATTATTGCCtctccaggaaagcagccaAAGGCTTTTTGAAG cttgGTCTTGAACGATTCCACAGCGTAGCAATCCTTGGATTTAATTCTCCAGAATGGTTCATCTCAGCTGTTGGAGCTGTTTTTGCTGG AGGAATTGTCACAGGGATATACACAACCAGTTCTCCAGAGGCTTGTCACTACATTGCTCATGACAGCAAAACCAATATCATGGTTGTGGAAAATCGGAAGCAACTGGACAAGATAATGCAG ATCTGGAATCGCTTGCCACACTTGAAAGCTGTTGTGCTGTATAAGGACTTCATTCCAAAGAGATACCCAGATTTGTATACG ATGGAAGAGTTTCTGGCTTTGGGAGATGATGTGCCTGATACTACTTTGGATGATATTATTAACTCTCAAGAGCCAAATCAATGCTGTGTGCTAATATACACGTCTGGAACAACTGGGAAGCCAAAAGGAGCCATGCTGAGTCATGACAAT ATAACTTGGACATCagcacactgcagcagagcaggagaaatgcAACCTGCAGAGGTCCAACAGGAGTCAATCGTCAGTTATCTCCCCCTCAGCCACATAGCTGCGCAGATATATGACCTGTGGACTGGAATCAAATGGGGAGAGCAAGTTTACTTTGCTGAGCCAGATGCTCTGAAG GGCAGCTTGGTCAACACACTAAAAGAAGTGCAGCCAACATCTCACATGGGAGTTCCCCGAGTATGGGAGAAAATCATGGAGAAATTAAAGGATGCTTCTGCTCAGTCAGGatttatgaagaagaaaatgctgtcatGGGCTATGTCACTTAGCTTAGAGAGAAACCTAAGCTGCTCAAGCAG TGATTTAAAGCAGTTCTGGATGAGGTTAGCAGACTACTTTGTGCTTGCAAAAGTACGCAGTGcactggggttttcttcctGTCAGAAGCACTTTTCTGGTGCTGCTCCTCTCAATACAGAAacactttatttcttcttgggTCTGAACATCACCCTGTATGAGGCCTATGGGATGAGTGAGACCTCAGGCCCCCATTGCCTATCTGGGCCAACCAATTACAGGCAGCACAG CTGTGGAAAACCAGCACCTGGCTGCAGAGTAAAACTGGTGGACAAAGATGCAGAAGGCAATGGAGAAATCTGTTTCTGGGGAAGGACTGTTTTCATGGGTTATTTAAATAtggaagacaaaacaaaagaagccTTTGATGAGGATGGGTGGCTGCATTCTGGAGATTTGGGAAAACTAGACAAGGATGGCTTTCTCTATGTCACTGGAAGAATTAAAG ATTTGATAATTACAGCTGGAGGTGAAAATGTGCCTCCGATTCCAATTGAAGATGCTGTTAAAAAAGAACTCCCAATTGTTAGTAACGCTATGGTGATTGGAGATAAGAAGAAGTTTTTGTCAATGTTGTTGACCCTAAAG AGTGTGCTGGACCCAGATACATCTGAGCCCACTGACATTCTCACTGAGCAAGCTAGAGACTTCTGCCAGAAGACTGGTAGTAAAGCCACTAAAGTATCGGAGATTGTAGCCACAAGAGACCAGGCAATCTACCAAGCTATTCAGGAGGGAATCGACAAAGTCAACATGAATGCCACTAATCGGGTTCATTGTATCCGAAAATGGATAGTCCTGCCAAGAGATTTTTCCATTTCGGGGGGAGAACTAG GTCCGACGATGAAGCTGAAGCGGCTCACCGTGCTAGAGAAATACAGAACTGAAGTGGACTCCTTCTATGAAGAATAA